The Gemella haemolysans genome includes a region encoding these proteins:
- a CDS encoding aminopeptidase: MDLNTQLKKYAQLIAKVGLNIQKDQPVLVRASTETRDFVAKVVEACYELGAKRVSVEWRDQELTKLHLNYQTEETLSTVGQWYIDKYQDELDEGAAFLSIIGDDPDGLAGVDSAKLKASMVGRSKAMRNYMKSIMSDECPWCVVSASTVGWAKRLYPELGDEEAYLKLWDQILSACRSTGDDPVADWEEHIKVLDEKAKFLHENELVKLHITNDLGTDLYVGLPKNHIWQSAGSYAKKADRFVANIPTEEVFTMPHKDETSGIVYNAKPLNYGGVLIDNFWLKFENGKVVDFGAERGYDVLKNLLDTDEGARRIGEMALVPFDSPISNTKILFLETLFDENAACHIALGKAYPTCVKGGPKMTDEQLAEAGANDSLIHVDFMIGEATTNITGYTEDGKEIAIFKDGNWA; this comes from the coding sequence ATGGATTTAAACACTCAATTAAAAAAATATGCACAACTTATAGCTAAAGTTGGATTAAATATTCAAAAAGATCAACCAGTTTTAGTAAGAGCTAGTACAGAAACACGTGATTTTGTTGCTAAAGTAGTAGAAGCGTGTTATGAATTAGGGGCTAAAAGGGTCTCTGTAGAATGGCGTGATCAAGAGTTAACAAAATTACACTTGAATTATCAAACGGAAGAAACTTTAAGTACAGTAGGACAATGGTATATTGATAAATATCAAGACGAACTAGATGAAGGAGCAGCATTCTTATCTATTATCGGAGATGATCCAGATGGATTAGCGGGAGTGGATAGTGCAAAATTAAAAGCTTCTATGGTAGGTCGTTCTAAAGCGATGCGTAACTACATGAAATCTATCATGAGTGACGAATGTCCTTGGTGTGTTGTGTCTGCGTCAACAGTTGGATGGGCGAAAAGACTATATCCTGAACTAGGTGATGAAGAAGCATACTTAAAACTTTGGGATCAAATCCTAAGTGCTTGTCGCTCAACTGGTGATGATCCAGTTGCAGATTGGGAAGAACATATTAAAGTTCTAGATGAAAAAGCTAAATTCTTACATGAAAATGAATTGGTGAAACTACATATTACAAATGATTTAGGAACAGACCTATATGTAGGTCTTCCGAAAAACCATATTTGGCAAAGTGCCGGAAGTTATGCTAAAAAAGCTGATCGTTTTGTAGCAAACATTCCAACTGAAGAAGTATTTACGATGCCTCACAAAGATGAAACTAGTGGTATTGTGTATAATGCAAAACCTTTAAACTACGGTGGGGTACTAATTGATAATTTCTGGTTGAAATTTGAAAATGGTAAAGTAGTAGATTTCGGAGCAGAGCGTGGTTATGATGTTCTTAAGAATTTATTAGACACTGATGAAGGAGCAAGAAGAATTGGTGAAATGGCATTAGTTCCATTTGATTCTCCTATATCTAATACGAAAATATTATTCTTAGAAACATTATTTGATGAAAATGCAGCTTGCCATATCGCATTAGGAAAAGCATATCCAACATGTGTTAAAGGTGGTCCTAAAATGACTGATGAACAATTAGCAGAAGCGGGAGCTAACGATAGTTTAATTCACGTTGACTTTATGATAGGTGAAGCAACAACAAATATTACTGGTTACACAGAAGATGGTAAAGAAATAGCTATTTTCAAAGATGGAAACTGGGCATAG
- the pip gene encoding prolyl aminopeptidase, which produces MAELRTLYPAIKENFSKMLKVDDTHTIYYEESGNPNGVPVVFLHGGPGCGTAPSCRQYFDPEFYRIILFDQRGSGKSTPHACLENNDTWHIIEDIEKIREDLNIDKWLVFGGSWGSTLSLCYAIKHPERVLGLVLRGIFLGRREDILWIYEKGGASNIHPESFERYESIIPKEERHDMIRAYYKRLTSEDRETREVAAKEWSMWEGSLVTLYPDPNLEQSFGEINYAISMATIECHFWMNNMFWDDDDWILNNIDVIKDIPTTIAHGRYDVDCRAIGAYELSKKLNNCKLDIVVSGHSSGEPAIVDSLVKSTDYFKELLK; this is translated from the coding sequence ATGGCAGAATTAAGAACATTATATCCTGCTATTAAAGAGAATTTCTCTAAAATGTTGAAAGTCGATGACACACATACAATTTATTATGAAGAAAGTGGTAATCCTAATGGAGTACCAGTAGTATTTTTACATGGAGGTCCTGGTTGTGGAACTGCACCAAGTTGCAGACAATACTTCGATCCCGAATTTTATCGTATAATATTATTTGATCAACGTGGAAGTGGGAAATCTACACCTCACGCATGTTTAGAAAATAATGATACTTGGCACATTATTGAAGATATTGAAAAAATTAGAGAAGATTTAAATATCGATAAATGGCTAGTATTCGGTGGTAGTTGGGGCTCTACTTTATCACTTTGTTATGCGATTAAACATCCTGAACGTGTTTTAGGATTGGTATTACGTGGAATATTCTTAGGTCGTAGGGAAGATATACTTTGGATTTATGAAAAAGGTGGAGCAAGTAATATTCACCCTGAATCTTTTGAAAGATATGAAAGTATTATTCCAAAAGAAGAACGTCATGATATGATTCGTGCATATTACAAACGACTTACAAGTGAAGATAGAGAAACGAGAGAAGTAGCAGCAAAAGAATGGAGTATGTGGGAAGGAAGCTTAGTAACTTTATATCCTGACCCAAATCTTGAACAAAGTTTTGGTGAAATTAATTATGCTATTTCTATGGCAACAATTGAATGTCATTTCTGGATGAATAATATGTTCTGGGATGATGACGATTGGATTTTAAATAATATTGATGTTATTAAAGATATTCCAACTACAATAGCTCATGGTCGTTATGACGTTGACTGTCGTGCTATAGGAGCATATGAATTAAGTAAAAAATTAAACAATTGTAAATTAGATATTGTTGTATCAGGTCATTCATCAGGGGAACCTGCAATTGTAGATTCTTTAGTTAAATCAACTGATTACTTTAAAGAACTATTAAAATAG
- a CDS encoding M24 family metallopeptidase, with protein sequence MKLSRTNKILSKMKEQGINQALISDPYSIFYLTGHLEHPGERFYAVLLDENGNHKLFINALFPLDKDLGLEKVVYSDTDKPIEILSKSIPNGSVVGIDKVLPARFLLPLMNYLPESKFVDVSQIVDRVRMIKDEEEKELMRRASLLNDEACQRVINSISAEKSEKDIVKDLLEIHEDLGVEGLSFDPIIGYGANGANPHGTVGDRYLKPGDSIIIDMGGIKDNYCSDMTRTVFWKQPSEKAREVFETVLEAQKRGVALVKPGVRFCDIDAACRDYITEKGYGEFFTHRTGHHIGLECHEYGDISSVNETKCEPGMIFSIEPGIYLPGEFGVRIEDLVLVTEDGCEVLNKLNKELVVIGE encoded by the coding sequence ATGAAACTTTCTAGAACTAATAAAATTTTATCTAAGATGAAAGAACAAGGGATTAATCAAGCTCTTATTAGCGATCCTTATTCAATCTTCTATTTAACAGGGCACCTAGAACATCCAGGTGAAAGATTTTACGCAGTACTTCTTGATGAAAATGGGAATCATAAACTTTTCATCAACGCTTTATTCCCACTGGATAAAGATTTAGGTTTAGAAAAAGTAGTTTATTCTGATACTGATAAACCTATAGAAATTCTGTCAAAATCAATACCTAACGGTTCTGTTGTCGGTATTGACAAAGTTCTTCCAGCTAGATTTTTACTACCACTGATGAATTATTTACCAGAAAGTAAATTCGTCGATGTATCTCAAATTGTTGACCGCGTTCGTATGATTAAAGATGAAGAAGAAAAAGAACTTATGCGTCGCGCTTCTCTTCTAAACGACGAAGCTTGTCAGCGAGTTATCAATAGTATTTCTGCTGAAAAATCTGAAAAAGATATTGTAAAAGATTTACTTGAAATCCACGAAGATTTAGGGGTAGAAGGACTATCATTTGATCCAATCATCGGATATGGTGCTAACGGGGCTAACCCTCACGGAACAGTTGGTGATAGATATCTAAAACCAGGTGATTCAATCATCATCGATATGGGGGGAATTAAAGATAACTACTGCTCTGATATGACACGTACTGTATTTTGGAAACAACCAAGCGAAAAAGCTCGCGAAGTATTCGAAACAGTATTAGAAGCACAAAAACGTGGTGTTGCACTGGTTAAACCAGGTGTTAGATTCTGCGATATAGATGCAGCTTGCCGTGACTATATCACTGAAAAAGGTTATGGGGAATTCTTTACACACCGCACAGGACACCACATCGGTCTTGAATGTCATGAGTACGGAGATATTTCAAGTGTTAATGAAACTAAATGTGAACCTGGAATGATTTTCTCTATTGAACCAGGTATCTATCTTCCTGGAGAATTCGGTGTTCGTATCGAAGACCTTGTTCTTGTTACAGAAGATGGTTGCGAAGTATTAAATAAACTTAACAAAGAACTAGTTGTTATCGGGGAGTAA
- a CDS encoding aminopeptidase P family N-terminal domain-containing protein, with protein sequence MAVKERIAQLRELMEKNGIDVYMVPTADFHNSEYVGEHFKARAFMSGFTGSAGTLVVTKDFAGLWTDGRYFLQGEKQLEGTGIELQKMREPGVPTIAEFITENTPENGVLGFDGRVVTFGEGKNLATKLKRKNATVKYEVDLVDEIWTDRPPLSEAPAFYLNLERAGESVASKLERVRKEMSEVGANIHVITTLDDIGWLLNIRGMDVDFFPLLLSYAVVYEDKVDLYVDERKLSDEIKKHLAENNVHIKPYNDVYQDVKKFSGNDVVLVDPDCLNYAVFNNIPKEITLVERRNPTILMKAIKNEVELQHTIKAHVKDGIAHTKFIYWLKQLVKQGISEQEDELSASDKLVEFRKEQGGFICPSFAPICGHAENGAIVHYSSSKETSIPLRTGTFFLTDTGAHYEEGSTDITRTTAMGEVSDRLKRDYTRVLQCHLRLSRLKFMEGISGANVDLFARAPLWYDYENFNHGTGHGVGYLGNIHEGPQGIHWGIYRASEPFKHGMTMTNEPGLYISGSHGIRLENELIIRNTVKNEYGQFLEFEVMTFVPWDLEAIDVSILTSEDKYELNNYHKKVFEVLAPHFEGEELEWLKQATREV encoded by the coding sequence ATGGCAGTAAAAGAAAGAATAGCTCAACTAAGAGAATTGATGGAAAAAAATGGAATTGATGTCTATATGGTTCCAACAGCTGATTTTCATAATAGTGAATATGTAGGGGAACATTTCAAAGCTCGTGCGTTCATGAGTGGATTTACAGGGTCTGCAGGGACATTGGTAGTAACAAAAGACTTTGCAGGGTTATGGACAGATGGTCGTTATTTCTTACAAGGTGAAAAACAATTAGAAGGAACTGGTATCGAATTACAAAAAATGCGTGAACCAGGAGTTCCAACTATCGCAGAATTTATCACAGAAAATACTCCAGAAAATGGTGTGTTAGGATTCGATGGTCGTGTAGTAACTTTTGGAGAAGGTAAAAACCTTGCTACAAAATTAAAACGTAAAAATGCTACTGTAAAATATGAAGTAGATTTAGTAGATGAAATTTGGACAGACCGTCCACCGTTATCAGAAGCACCTGCTTTCTATTTAAACTTAGAACGTGCTGGGGAATCTGTCGCTAGTAAACTTGAAAGAGTACGTAAAGAAATGAGTGAAGTTGGAGCAAACATCCACGTTATTACTACTCTTGACGATATTGGTTGGTTATTAAATATTCGTGGTATGGATGTAGATTTCTTCCCATTACTATTAAGTTATGCTGTTGTTTATGAAGATAAAGTAGATTTATATGTTGATGAAAGAAAATTATCTGATGAAATTAAAAAACATTTAGCTGAAAATAATGTTCACATTAAACCATATAACGATGTTTACCAAGATGTGAAAAAATTCTCAGGAAATGACGTTGTTTTAGTTGACCCGGATTGCTTAAACTATGCAGTATTCAACAATATTCCAAAAGAAATAACATTGGTAGAACGTAGAAATCCTACAATTTTAATGAAAGCTATAAAAAATGAAGTTGAATTACAACACACAATTAAAGCTCATGTAAAAGATGGTATTGCTCATACTAAATTTATATACTGGCTAAAACAATTGGTTAAACAAGGTATTAGTGAGCAAGAAGATGAACTTTCTGCATCAGATAAACTTGTAGAATTTAGAAAAGAACAAGGTGGATTTATCTGTCCAAGTTTCGCACCAATTTGCGGACATGCGGAAAATGGGGCAATCGTACACTACTCATCTTCTAAGGAAACATCTATTCCATTACGCACTGGTACTTTCTTCTTAACTGATACTGGAGCACATTATGAAGAAGGATCAACTGATATTACTCGTACGACAGCTATGGGTGAAGTTAGTGATAGATTAAAACGAGATTATACTAGAGTACTTCAATGTCACCTACGTCTATCAAGACTTAAATTTATGGAAGGTATTTCTGGAGCAAACGTAGACTTATTTGCTCGTGCTCCATTATGGTATGATTATGAAAACTTCAACCATGGTACTGGACATGGGGTAGGATACCTAGGAAATATCCATGAAGGACCTCAAGGAATCCACTGGGGAATTTATCGTGCATCAGAACCATTTAAACACGGTATGACTATGACTAATGAACCAGGATTATACATTTCAGGTTCACATGGTATTCGTTTAGAAAATGAATTAATTATTAGAAACACTGTTAAAAACGAATATGGTCAATTCTTGGAATTTGAAGTAATGACTTTCGTTCCTTGGGATTTAGAAGCTATTGATGTATCTATTCTTACAAGTGAAGATAAATATGAGTTAAACAATTACCATAAAAAAGTATTTGAAGTTTTAGCACCACACTTTGAAGGTGAAGAATTAGAATGGCTAAAACAAGCTACTAGAGAAGTATAA
- a CDS encoding alpha/beta hydrolase, with translation MKKHFKKILATLLIVLVVAFGFIGNYFYNFGLNPKVDKSAIVNQDSDGSKEDKTAVNKWFDETKQVTEMESVTKNKLVGYKFVNPNAKKWIFVVHGYTSDAKKMANYIKKFYDMGYSVFAPDLIAHGNSEGDFISMGGYDSDDLVNWVKKISAENNNADTALFGISMGAATVMNAVGKNLPSNVKTFIEDSGYVNLKVEFTYQLKKLFNLPSFPVIPAANTVTKIRAGYFFGDVDATKGLKETKLPALVLHGEEDGFVPLEHGKEAYNLITSEKEFHSFPGMKHVQAERKYREQYWKIVGEFLKKHFE, from the coding sequence GTGAAAAAACATTTTAAAAAAATATTAGCGACGTTATTAATTGTACTAGTTGTTGCGTTCGGCTTTATTGGAAATTATTTCTATAATTTTGGATTGAATCCAAAAGTTGATAAGAGTGCTATAGTTAACCAGGATAGTGACGGTAGTAAAGAAGATAAAACAGCGGTAAATAAGTGGTTTGATGAAACAAAGCAAGTTACAGAAATGGAATCTGTTACTAAAAATAAATTAGTTGGTTATAAGTTTGTCAATCCTAATGCTAAGAAGTGGATTTTTGTAGTTCATGGATACACAAGTGATGCTAAAAAAATGGCAAACTATATTAAGAAGTTTTATGATATGGGATACAGTGTTTTTGCCCCAGACTTAATTGCTCATGGTAATAGTGAGGGTGATTTTATCTCAATGGGTGGCTATGATTCTGATGACCTAGTTAATTGGGTGAAGAAAATATCAGCTGAAAATAATAATGCTGATACAGCATTATTTGGAATCAGTATGGGAGCTGCTACTGTAATGAATGCAGTAGGGAAAAACTTACCATCAAATGTAAAAACTTTTATAGAAGATAGTGGATATGTGAATTTAAAAGTAGAATTTACTTATCAATTAAAAAAATTATTTAATTTACCAAGTTTCCCAGTTATTCCAGCAGCGAATACAGTAACTAAAATTCGTGCGGGATACTTCTTTGGAGATGTAGATGCGACGAAAGGTTTAAAAGAAACGAAACTGCCAGCATTAGTACTACATGGTGAGGAAGATGGTTTTGTTCCTTTAGAACATGGTAAAGAAGCTTATAACTTAATAACTTCAGAAAAAGAATTCCATAGTTTCCCTGGTATGAAACATGTTCAAGCAGAAAGAAAATATCGAGAACAATACTGGAAAATTGTAGGAGAGTTCTTAAAGAAACATTTTGAATAA
- a CDS encoding nicotinate phosphoribosyltransferase, translating to MNKYQGDALHTDLYQINMGYAYFKDGIHERKSYFDVYFRKIPFGGGYAVFAGLAKIIDYVNSFEFSKSDIDFLRELGYAEDYLDYLSKMKFTGNIRCVKEGEIVFGNEPLLRIEAPLIQAQIMETAILNIVNYQILIATKAARIKHLCPDEVCMEFGTRRAHEFDAAIWGTRASVIGGFEATSNVKAAKLFNIPCSGTHAHSFVQAYEDEEIAFKKYAAAHKDCYFLVDTYDTLRSGIPTAIKVADELKDEINFLGIRLDSGDIAYLSKEARKMLDEAGYPNAKIVASNDLDEDTITHLKQQGARIDAWGVGTKLITAYDNPALGAVYKLACLENANGEMIDRLKVSENPGKLTIPGIKKVYRIINKDTGMAAGDYIALEKEDVSAEPSIKLFHPTHTYLEKEVKNFEARDLQVDIFKDGKQVYEVPTVQESAKYFKENKKLLWNEYLRLLNPEFYPVDLSTECWENRNTILKKVTKKSN from the coding sequence ATGAATAAATATCAAGGTGATGCATTGCATACCGACCTTTATCAAATTAACATGGGATATGCGTATTTCAAAGATGGAATACATGAGAGAAAATCATATTTTGATGTGTATTTTAGAAAAATACCTTTTGGTGGAGGATATGCAGTGTTCGCTGGACTTGCCAAAATTATTGATTATGTTAATTCGTTTGAGTTTTCAAAATCTGACATAGATTTTTTACGTGAATTAGGCTATGCAGAGGATTACTTAGACTACCTAAGTAAAATGAAGTTTACAGGAAATATTCGTTGTGTGAAGGAAGGCGAGATTGTTTTTGGTAATGAACCTCTTTTAAGAATTGAGGCACCTCTAATTCAAGCTCAAATTATGGAAACTGCAATATTAAATATAGTTAACTATCAAATACTTATAGCGACAAAAGCTGCCAGAATTAAGCACTTATGTCCAGATGAAGTTTGTATGGAATTCGGAACACGTCGTGCTCATGAGTTTGATGCTGCAATTTGGGGGACTCGTGCTTCTGTGATTGGAGGATTCGAAGCAACAAGTAATGTAAAAGCGGCGAAACTATTTAATATTCCATGTAGTGGAACGCATGCTCATTCATTTGTTCAAGCGTATGAGGATGAAGAAATTGCATTTAAAAAATATGCTGCGGCACATAAAGATTGTTATTTCTTGGTTGATACTTATGATACATTACGTTCAGGAATTCCGACAGCGATTAAAGTTGCAGATGAATTAAAAGATGAAATTAATTTCTTAGGTATTAGATTAGACTCAGGAGATATTGCATATCTTTCAAAAGAAGCTAGAAAAATGCTAGATGAAGCGGGATACCCGAATGCTAAGATAGTAGCTTCTAATGATTTAGATGAAGATACTATTACTCACCTTAAACAACAAGGCGCTAGAATAGATGCATGGGGTGTAGGTACAAAACTTATAACTGCTTACGATAATCCAGCATTAGGTGCAGTATATAAACTTGCATGTTTAGAAAATGCTAATGGAGAGATGATTGATAGACTAAAAGTCTCTGAAAATCCAGGTAAATTAACTATCCCAGGTATTAAAAAAGTCTATAGAATAATAAATAAAGATACAGGTATGGCAGCAGGTGACTACATTGCCTTAGAAAAAGAAGATGTGAGTGCAGAGCCGAGTATAAAATTATTCCACCCGACGCACACATATTTAGAAAAAGAAGTTAAAAACTTTGAAGCAAGAGATTTACAAGTAGATATATTTAAGGATGGTAAACAAGTCTATGAGGTTCCAACTGTGCAAGAAAGTGCAAAATATTTCAAAGAAAATAAAAAGTTACTATGGAACGAGTACTTACGTTTATTAAACCCTGAATTTTATCCAGTAGATTTAAGTACAGAATGTTGGGAAAATAGAAACACAATATTGAAAAAAGTAACAAAGAAATCAAATTAA
- a CDS encoding peptide MFS transporter — protein MSEVAVKKGKPWSFYMSSITFSFERCAYYSSRWLLYTYVTVAVIAGGMGESGLGLGKVEGAAMQSNIVAFTYLAPVLFGFIADRFIGARYLIPLGLVLMGLGYGYAGFVGSYSALWVMIVLVSLGTGFFKGNLQAVVGQLFEGDEKRKDDAFSTMYSFINIGSFIGTTFVGVIYLKLATASSNGYLQCFKIAGLLCIIGAIWFVLGYKSLGDAGKHPFAQGEHKHEDNKPKVHRSLEKYEVRRVYSIIIISLLSVVFWTFWYLTYVILYDYMPKFIDDKLGTFTVPTSWLDSINGLACIVLGPILGALWYKLATRPQGDWSLYKKASIALFLLGATFGVLALTEVSRGVGAPETQKASILWVVLFFIVLSVAEMFFSPLGASFVSKYSPKHILSIMMAVWIVATFGAAKGYGLLYAAIADVPIIKLSLGIGVVCVVVAVLVFLFEKKLASLVELREGETLVEE, from the coding sequence ATGTCAGAAGTAGCGGTTAAAAAAGGTAAACCGTGGAGTTTCTATATGAGTTCAATTACGTTCTCTTTTGAACGATGTGCTTACTATTCTTCTCGTTGGCTACTATATACATATGTAACTGTAGCGGTAATAGCTGGAGGAATGGGAGAAAGTGGACTTGGTTTAGGTAAGGTAGAAGGTGCAGCAATGCAATCTAATATTGTAGCTTTTACGTATTTAGCACCGGTGCTATTTGGTTTTATTGCAGATAGGTTTATAGGAGCAAGATACTTGATTCCGCTTGGACTTGTGTTAATGGGATTAGGATATGGGTATGCAGGTTTTGTAGGTTCATATTCAGCTCTTTGGGTTATGATTGTTCTAGTTTCTTTAGGAACAGGGTTTTTCAAAGGTAATCTTCAAGCGGTTGTAGGTCAATTGTTCGAAGGTGATGAAAAACGTAAAGATGATGCTTTTTCAACAATGTATTCATTTATTAATATCGGATCATTTATTGGAACAACATTCGTAGGGGTTATATATTTAAAACTTGCTACAGCAAGCTCAAATGGATATTTACAATGCTTTAAAATAGCTGGATTACTTTGTATCATTGGAGCAATTTGGTTCGTTTTAGGTTATAAATCTCTTGGTGATGCAGGGAAACATCCTTTTGCTCAAGGTGAACACAAACATGAAGATAATAAACCTAAAGTACACCGTTCATTAGAAAAATATGAAGTTCGCCGTGTGTACTCAATTATAATCATTTCATTATTATCTGTTGTTTTCTGGACATTCTGGTATTTAACATACGTAATTTTATATGATTACATGCCGAAATTCATTGATGATAAGTTAGGGACGTTCACAGTGCCAACATCTTGGTTAGATTCTATTAATGGATTGGCTTGTATCGTTTTAGGCCCAATCTTAGGAGCTTTATGGTACAAACTTGCTACTCGTCCACAAGGAGACTGGAGCTTATACAAAAAAGCATCTATCGCGTTATTCCTTCTTGGAGCAACATTTGGTGTATTAGCATTAACTGAAGTTAGCCGTGGAGTTGGAGCACCTGAAACTCAAAAAGCTAGTATTCTTTGGGTTGTATTATTCTTCATTGTTCTGAGTGTAGCTGAGATGTTCTTCTCTCCTCTTGGAGCTTCATTCGTATCTAAATACTCTCCAAAACATATCTTATCTATTATGATGGCTGTATGGATTGTAGCAACATTCGGAGCTGCGAAAGGATATGGACTTCTATATGCAGCAATTGCAGATGTACCAATTATCAAACTTTCATTAGGTATCGGTGTTGTCTGTGTAGTCGTAGCTGTTTTAGTATTCTTATTCGAGAAAAAACTAGCTTCTCTTGTAGAATTACGTGAAGGTGAAACACTAGTAGAAGAATAA
- a CDS encoding FtsB family cell division protein yields MREQNSQFKKDVLKAKAKYRKRRKFIILVIMTFALSVTLLQTFLYIRDKKQINSQLAEQNKMIENLDKENKVNELVIDKLKDPYFITDLVRQEYGLSYQGELIFNIPLQENFLQAAIKSIMDGNLEKTEDNNGRIDDSKIPELAKKDDKKSTKAEDSKTTDKKTNDTKKTSDTKNSEDKSSEKESDKNEEVANNNEQTQTQAQRTTNRNSNTNNRRSNG; encoded by the coding sequence ATGAGAGAACAGAATAGCCAATTTAAAAAAGATGTGCTAAAAGCTAAGGCGAAATATAGAAAACGTCGTAAGTTTATTATATTAGTTATTATGACTTTTGCATTATCTGTAACATTGTTGCAAACATTTCTGTACATACGTGATAAAAAACAAATTAATTCGCAATTAGCAGAGCAGAATAAAATGATTGAAAATCTAGATAAAGAAAATAAAGTTAACGAGCTAGTGATTGATAAGTTAAAAGATCCATATTTTATTACTGATTTAGTAAGACAAGAGTATGGTCTTAGTTATCAAGGCGAATTAATTTTTAATATTCCATTACAGGAGAATTTTCTTCAAGCTGCGATAAAATCTATTATGGATGGTAATTTAGAAAAAACAGAAGATAATAATGGACGAATTGATGATAGTAAAATTCCTGAGTTAGCAAAAAAAGATGATAAGAAATCTACTAAAGCGGAAGATAGCAAAACAACGGATAAGAAAACTAATGATACGAAAAAAACTAGCGATACAAAGAATTCAGAAGATAAATCTTCTGAAAAAGAAAGTGATAAAAATGAAGAAGTCGCTAATAACAATGAGCAAACTCAAACTCAAGCTCAAAGGACAACTAATAGAAATTCAAACACTAATAATCGAAGAAGTAACGGGTAG
- the nadE gene encoding ammonia-dependent NAD(+) synthetase, with translation MTLQQEVIKKLGCKAEINVDEEIRLTINFLKDYIKKNGFIRSLVLGISGGQDSTLCGKLCQMAINELKEETGEEYTFIAVRLPYGEQFDEADCNDALQFINPDKVYTVNIKDAVDASVNSLKIAGVDITDFAKGNEKARERMKVQYSIATMNKGIVVGTDHAAEAITGFFTKHGDGGADIVPLYRLNKRQGKAILKALDCPEHLYLKKPTADLEEDRPALADEVALGVTYDNIDDYLEGKNVPDDIREIIEGHYIKSEHKRNLPVTVFDFYNI, from the coding sequence ATGACATTACAACAAGAAGTAATAAAAAAACTAGGATGTAAGGCTGAAATTAATGTTGATGAGGAGATTAGACTAACTATTAACTTTTTAAAAGACTATATTAAGAAAAATGGTTTTATAAGAAGTCTAGTTTTAGGTATATCAGGCGGTCAAGATTCAACGTTGTGTGGTAAGTTATGTCAAATGGCTATTAATGAATTGAAAGAAGAAACGGGAGAAGAATATACTTTTATTGCAGTGAGACTTCCGTATGGTGAGCAATTTGATGAAGCTGATTGTAATGATGCATTACAATTTATAAATCCTGATAAGGTATATACAGTGAATATTAAAGATGCAGTAGATGCTAGTGTTAATTCATTAAAAATAGCAGGAGTAGACATTACAGATTTCGCTAAAGGGAATGAGAAGGCAAGAGAAAGAATGAAAGTTCAATATTCAATTGCTACAATGAATAAAGGTATAGTTGTTGGAACAGATCACGCAGCAGAAGCAATTACAGGATTTTTTACAAAACACGGTGATGGTGGAGCAGATATAGTACCATTATATAGATTAAATAAAAGACAAGGTAAGGCAATATTAAAAGCTTTAGATTGCCCAGAACACTTATATTTGAAAAAACCAACTGCAGATTTAGAAGAAGATAGACCAGCTCTAGCAGATGAAGTAGCCCTTGGTGTAACATATGATAATATTGATGACTATCTAGAAGGTAAAAATGTACCTGATGATATTAGAGAGATAATAGAAGGACACTATATAAAATCAGAGCATAAACGTAATCTTCCGGTTACAGTATTTGATTTTTACAATATATAG
- a CDS encoding RNA-binding S4 domain-containing protein, translated as MRLDKFLKVSRIIKRRTVANEISSEGHIAINGKKAKPSSTLKIGDKITIYFAKKEVEYEVLELKGSTKKEDATKMFKILSEKSRELENERTE; from the coding sequence ATGCGTTTGGATAAATTTTTAAAAGTATCAAGAATTATTAAGAGAAGAACAGTTGCTAATGAGATATCATCAGAAGGGCACATAGCTATTAATGGGAAAAAAGCAAAACCATCTAGTACTTTAAAAATAGGGGATAAAATTACTATTTATTTTGCGAAAAAAGAAGTAGAGTATGAGGTGTTGGAATTAAAAGGCAGCACTAAAAAAGAAGATGCAACAAAAATGTTTAAAATTCTTTCAGAAAAATCAAGAGAACTAGAAAATGAGAGAACAGAATAG